From Eremothecium sinecaudum strain ATCC 58844 chromosome V, complete sequence, a single genomic window includes:
- a CDS encoding HEL219Wp (Syntenic homolog of Ashbya gossypii ADR371W; Syntenic homolog of Saccharomyces cerevisiae YOR342C and YAL037W), translated as MSSFQHRYELANAMDQIRPQQLDANVLFGPVNSISQSKFIAENNIRFFISIGFKCSQVVEYCKSIPIDDYLMIIMEDGLETENESSDIKEFRIKHSAKLQHVLKMNNGTNSSQGCGYLTPQPEPVPALYRPLAEYSSNVIRSSCVTALENFNDLLSIFRRSQLGNVLVYSANGNDERLTKFLVSSVIKSNVHISLLEAFHHVKSLRATVEVEQDASLFWSSSLVAYHERVRAKELFWGIGSPTTASYSQQQFGSKPIAKRRNDSPSCDEEQMNKYLSPEPSHPTRAICTPKKRFIPGASLMD; from the coding sequence ATGTCATCCTTTCAACATCGTTATGAATTAGCCAATGCGATGGACCAGATTCGTCCACAGCAGCTTGACGCGAATGTTTTATTTGGTCCGGTCAACTCTATATCGCAGAGTAAATTCATTGCAGAGAACAATATTCGATTTTTCATATCCATCGGGTTTAAATGCTCTCAAGTTGTTGAATACTGTAAGTCAATACCTATTGATGACTACCTTATGATCATTATGGAGGATGGACTAGAGACTGAGAACGAAAGCAGTGACATTAAGGAATTCCGGATTAAGCATTCAGCAAAGTTGCAACATGTGCTGAAAATGAATAATGGTACAAATAGCTCACAAGGCTGTGGCTACCTCACACCCCAACCTGAACCAGTGCCGGCTCTATATCGTCCGCTTGCTGAATATAGCAGTAATGTGATTCGATCTAGTTGCGTGACAGCGTTGGAAAACTTCAATGATCTATTATCTATTTTCCGCAGGTCGCAATTAGGTAACGTGTTAGTTTATTCGGCTAATGGAAATGATGAAAGACTAACGAAATTTTTGGTGTCCAGTGTTATCAAGTCCAACGTTCATATTAGCCTACTCGAAGCATTCCATCATGTAAAATCACTAAGAGCAACTGTTGAAGTAGAACAAGATGCTTCCCTATTTTGGAGCTCGAGTTtagtggcctaccatgAACGCGTTCGAGCGAAAGAACTTTTCTGGGGAATCGGATCCCCTACCACTGCATCATATTCCCAGCAACAATTTGGATCCAAACCGATTGCAAAAAGACGTAATGATTCGCCTTCATGTGATGAAGAGCAGATGAATAAATATCTGTCGCCGGAGCCTTCGCATCCGACGCGGGCTATTTGCACGCCTAAGAAACGATTCATACCTGGCGCATCTCTAATGGATTGA
- the FUN12 gene encoding translation initiation factor eIF5B (Syntenic homolog of Ashbya gossypii ADR373W; Syntenic homolog of Saccharomyces cerevisiae YAL035W (FUN12)): MGKKTKKNQPNFWDEEIEGEDPQSPTVNSAAASTVDETVESAGGSEIEAAEGVEGDFMSTLKSSKKKKDTKESVKDEQKPVLKSKKEKEKEKKEKEKQLKKEAALKKKAQQQAQKEKAKELHAENVMKLKADKGEKASGESSPAPAKKKKVPAGLAALKKQLELKKQLEEQERLAREEEERLEKEEQERFEKEESERQAALQAKREKDKAKKEKLKAEGKLLTKKQKEAKKLLEARRAALLASGVQVAGLAKKDDDQSSSDRPKKIVYNKKSKKTTKQVETKESKTETKTVKESTVDDEEDVLIDDWENLALDDGDEDEDDKQDENSDDSNEQEQEAGEQKKEKAAAAAAPSPPPHPAPSPISTPVPLTEGNKDLRSPICCILGHVDTGKTKLLDKIRQTNVQGGEAGGITQQIGATYFPITAIRQKTAVMAAYEEQSFDVPGLLVIDTPGHESFTNLRSRGSSLCNIAILVIDIMHGLEQQTIESIRLLRDRKAPFIVALNKIDRLYDWKEIPNNSFRDSFAKQSRAVQQEFQTRLSNIQLQLSEQGLNSELYFQNKNISKYVSIVPTSAVTGEGIPDLLWLLLELTQKRMSKQLKYLSHIEATVLEVKVIEGFGTTIDIILSNGYLREGDRIVLCGLNGPIVTNVRALLTPQPLRELRLKSEYVHHKEVKAALGVKIAANDLEKAVAGSRLLVVGPDDDEEDLMDEVMDDLTGLLDSVDKTGKGVVVQASTLGSLEALLDFLKDMKIPVMSIGLGPVYKRDVMKTTTMLEKAPEFAVMLCFDVKVDKEAEQYAEEQGVKIFNADIIYHLFDAFTAYQEELMEKRRRDFMDFAIFPCVLNTLQIINKREPMIIGVDVIEGSLRIGTPICAVRTDPTTKEKITLLLGRVVSLEINHQAVTEVKRGQTAAGVAMRLGNPSGQQPIWGRHVDETDVLYSGLSRKSIDTLKDPAFRDQVPKTDWMLIRKLKPVLGIE; this comes from the coding sequence ATGGGTAAAAAAACTAAAAAGAACCAACCAAACTTCTGGGACGAGGAAATTGAGGGTGAAGATCCTCAATCCCCCACTGTGAACTCTGCAGCTGCAAGTACTGTTGATGAAACTGTTGAATCTGCAGGTGGATCTGAGATTGAGGCTGCAGAAGGTGTTGAAGGGGATTTCATGTCTACCTTAAAGAGCTCCAAGAAAAAGAAGGATACCAAGGAATCCGTTAAGGACGAACAAAAGCCCGTTTTGAAGTCTAAGAAGGAGAAGgagaaggaaaagaaggagaaggaAAAGCAGCTGAAGAAGGAAGCCGccttgaagaagaaagctCAGCAGCAAGCTCAAAAGGAGAAAGCGAAGGAACTTCATGCTGAGAATGTCATGAAGCTAAAAGCCGACAAGGGTGAGAAGGCTTCAGGAGAAAGTAGCCCTGCTCCTGcaaagaaaaagaaggtTCCTGCCGGTCTTGCTGCTTTAAAGAAACAATTGGAGTTGAAGAAGCAGTTAGAGGAGCAAGAGAGACTTGCTAGAGAAGAGGAAGAAAGATTGGAGAAAGAAGAGCAGGAGCGTTTTGAGAAGGAAGAAAGCGAGCGTCAAGCTGCTTTGCAAGCTAAAAGAGAGAAAGACAAGGCCAAGAAGGAGAAATTAAAGGCCGAAGGTAAGCTTTTAACAAAGAAGCAAAAGGAAGCTAAGAAGTTATTGGAAGCAAGACGTGCTGCGCTTTTAGCTTCTGGTGTTCAGGTTGCTGGTTTGGCAAAAAAGGATGACGATCAATCGTCATCTGATAGGCCAAAGAAGATTGTTTACAATAAAAAGTCCAAGAAGACAACAAAACAAGTGGAAACCAAAGAGTCAAAAACTGAGACTAAAACTGTGAAGGAATCCACTGTTGATGACGAGGAGGATGTTTTAATTGATGACTGGGAGAACTTGGCTCTTGATGATGGTGACGAAGACGAAGACGACAAGCAGGATGAGAATTCTGACGATTCTAATGAACAGGAACAAGAAGCTGGAGAGCAAAAGAAAGAAAaagctgctgctgctgctgctcCTTCTCCTCCTCCTCATCCAGCTCCATCTCCTATATCTACTCCTGTTCCACTAACAGAAGGTAATAAGGATTTGCGTTCCCCAATTTGTTGTATTTTGGGTCACGTCGATACCGGTAAGACTAAATTATTGGACAAAATCAGACAAACTAATGTGCAAGGTGGTGAAGCCGGTGGTATTACGCAGCAGATTGGTGCTACATACTTCCCCATTACAGCCATTAGACAGAAAACCGCAGTCATGGCAGCATATGAAGAACAATCGTTTGATGTTCCAGGTCTGTTAGTTATTGATACTCCTGGTCACGAGTCTTTCACCAATTTACGTTCTAGAGGTTCTTCCTTATGTAACATAGCCATTTTGGTTATTGACATTATGCATGGATTGGAGCAACAGACCATTGAGTCTATCAGATTATTGAGGGATAGGAAGGCACCATTTATTGTTGCCTTGAACAAAATTGATAGATTGTATGACTGGAAGGAAATTCCAAACAACTCTTTCAGAGACTCTTTTGCAAAGCAAAGTAGAGCCGTTCAACAGGAATTCCAAACCAGATTAAGCAACATTCAATTGCAATTGTCAGAACAGGGTTTGAATTCTGAATTGTACTTCCAGAACAAGAATATTTCGAAATATGTTTCCATTGTTCCAACTTCTGCTGTTACCGGTGAAGGTATTCCAGATTTGTTGTGGTTACTACTGGAATTGACACAGAAGAGGATGTCAAAGCAATTGAAATACTTGTCTCATATTGAAGCTACCGTGCTTGAGGTTAAGGTCATCGAAGGTTTTGGTACCACTATCGacattattctatcaaaTGGTTACTTAAGAGAAGGTGACCGTATCGTGCTGTGTGGTCTAAATGGTCCTATTGTCACTAATGTCAGAGCTCTTTTGACTCCACAACCTTTGCGTGAGTTGCGTTTGAAATCCGAATATGTTCACCACAAGGAAGTTAAAGCAGCATTAGGTGTCAAGATCGCCGCTAATGATTTGGAAAAAGCTGTTGCAGGTTCCAGATTATTAGTTGTAGGTCcagatgatgatgaggaGGATCTAATGGATGAAGTTATGGATGATTTGACCGGATTGCTCGACTCAGTCGACAAGACGGGTAAGGGTGTCGTTGTGCAGGCGTCCACCTTAGGTTCATTGGAAGCTCTATTAGATTTCTTGAAGGATATGAAGATTCCAGTTATGTCTATCGGTTTAGGGCCTGTTTATAAGCGTGATGTCATGAAAACCACCACCATGTTGGAAAAAGCTCCAGAATTTGCTGTTATGTTATGTTTTGATGTCAAAGTTGATAAAGAAGCTGAACAATACGCTGAAGAACAAGGTGTCAAAATTTTCAACGCTGATATTATTTACCACTTGTTTGATGCGTTTACAGCTTACCAAGAGGAATTGATGGAAAAGCGTCGTAGAGACTTTATGGACTTTGCTATTTTCCCATGTGTTTTGAACACTTTGCAAATTATCAATAAGCGTGAACCAATGATCATCGGTGTCGATGTTATTGAAGGCTCTTTGAGGATTGGAACCCCAATCTGTGCTGTTAGGACTGATCCAACTACAAAGGAAAAGATTACTCTATTGCTAGGTAGAGTTGTTTCCTTGGAAATAAACCATCAAGCAGTTACTGAGGTAAAAAGAGGCCAAACAGCTGCTGGTGTTGCAATGCGTTTAGGAAACCCATCCGGTCAGCAACCAATATGGGGTCGTCATGTTGATGAAACGGATGTTTTGTATTCTGGTCTTTCCAGAAAATCAATTGATACATTAAAGGATCCAGCTTTCAGAGATCAAGTACCAAAAACTGACTGGATGTTGATTCGTAAGTTGAAACCTGTTCTTGGTATCGAATAG
- the RBG1 gene encoding GTP-binding protein RBG1 (Syntenic homolog of Ashbya gossypii ADR372C; Syntenic homolog of Saccharomyces cerevisiae YAL036C (RBG1)), translating to MSTTVEKIKAIEDEMARTQKNKATSFHLGQLKAKLAKLRRELLQGASAGGGGGGGVGFDVARTGVASVGFVGFPSVGKSTLLSKLTGTESEAAEYEFTTLVTVPGVIRYKGAKIQMLDLPGIIDGAKDGRGRGRQVIAVARTCNLLFIVLDVNKPLHHKHIIEKELEGVGIRLNKQPPDIVVKKKEKGGISITNTVPLTHLDPDVVRAVMSEYRINSAEISFRCDATVDDLIDILEAPSRRYIPAIYVLNKIDSLSIEELELLYRIPNAVPISSGKEWNLDELLQIMWQKLNLVRVYTKPKGVMPDFTDPIVLRSDRCTVKDFCNQIHKSLVDEFRNALVYGSSVKHQPQYVGLSHVLEDEDVVSILKK from the coding sequence ATGTCGACCACCGTGGAGAAAATTAAGGCTATCGAGGATGAAATGGCTCGTACCCAAAAGAATAAGGCCACTTCTTTCCATTTGGGTCAACTTAAGGCAAAGTTGGCTAAGTTAAGAAGGGAATTATTACAAGGTGCTTCTGCTGGAGGTGGAGGCGGTGGTGGTGTTGGTTTTGATGTTGCTAGAACGGGTGTGGCGTCAGTTGGTTTTGTCGGTTTTCCTTCCGTAGGTAAGTCTACGCTACTTTCCAAGCTTACTGGTACTGAATCCGAGGCAGCTGAGTATGAATTCACTACCCTTGTCACCGTTCCTGGTGTTATAAGGTACAAAGGTGCGAAGATTCAGATGTTAGATTTACCAGGTATTATTGATGGGGCTAAGGATGGTCGTGGTCGTGGTCGTCAGGTCATCGCAGTTGCTCGTACATGTAACTTGTTATTCATCGTATTGGATGTTAATAAGCCCTTGCATCATAAGCATATTATTGAGAAGGAGTTGGAAGGTGTTGGTATTCGTTTGAACAAGCAGCCACCAGATATTGTTGtaaagaagaaagaaaaggGTGGTATATCTATAACGAATACGGTTCCTTTAACGCACTTGGACCCTGATGTGGTTAGAGCTGTTATGAGTGAATATAGAATTAATAGTGCTGAAATTTCGTTTAGGTGTGATGCAACTGTGGATGACCTAATTGATATTTTGGAGGCTCCGTCAAGAAGATACATCCCAGCCATCTACGTGTTGAACAAGATCGATTCTTTGTCAATTGAAGAACTGGAGCTTCTATACAGAATTCCAAATGCTGTTCCAATTTCCAGCGGTAAAGAGTGGAACCTTGACGAGCTTCTGCAGATTATGTGGCAGAAATTGAACCTGGTACGTGTATATACAAAACCCAAGGGTGTGATGCCAGACTTCACCGACCCTATTGTGTTGCGCTCAGATCGCTGCACCGTCAAGGACTTCTGTAACCAGATCCACAAGTCTTTGGTGGACGAGTTCAGAAATGCATTAGTTTACGGTAGTAGTGTGAAACATCAGCCTCAATACGTCGGTCTTTCCCATGTTCTAGAAGACGAGGACGTTGTAAGCATTTTAAAGAAATGA
- the REV1 gene encoding deoxycytidyl transferase (Syntenic homolog of Ashbya gossypii ADR369C; Syntenic homolog of Saccharomyces cerevisiae YOR346W (REV1)), producing the protein MRPSSILNGVYNGYGEYFSEKRHLQGEQENSLRSNFRELGEEYPPVFKGCKIYINGRTDPDREVLRQIIVLHGGQFIHYVSRGSDVTHIIATTLTARTRIAYKGRRVVRPEWVMACVESKRLVNWQDYTVLGIDEDQRSLALPNQNRHSEILSCKDPGFIESFFGNSRLHLLSTWKARLREDYVLRYLRDGSSSIGPLEHLRVFHVDFDCFFAAVSAQKHGYDQSIPIAVSHGTNNSDVSSCNYVARKFGVRNGMWVSHAKELCPSLVCLPYAFDLYEAKSAQFYDVLRDNYAFDSVLPVSVDEAICVLGGEASVEECRLICSRLRRKIEEKTGVTVSFGCGSSMVLARLALKKAKPDGQVVCCGDDELLSDGREVRSANSLLSDCKLRDLPGIGPSIAEKLVPSSDGHETSISEVRDRFSLDELVLRLGPSTGAKVDNLLHGKDDLESLKMLENPMEYFARRSLSVEINWGIRFDTIHEIDLFIDRLVQYIVKKLNDLGMLASQVVLKIMRRKPHVSQITEKYLGMGECDAYSRSSRLSVPTDHAGIIASEAKSSYRMIHCPPKDLRGIALQLMKLQKREGLSRNQMQLPFASGKELYNTPKNRSTEQILVKPVKLVRKTPAKEFFDKYNKNGDTNATKMPSPPIYERLPSTLRESFLNALPEDLAEEVKQDYNIRKKAEKSYLLETRNASNAEPSKEVSNAKFSMLPPVSFQGLTRTKQIRKLLIPWITQTIIGKGPNHDDLRLFEGYLDRLLKAGPSRLPILANITQLIIQVLDLNENLNGNQGFQEWEEFLLKVVTVKLNQCKQQDQRRLNLTFAFN; encoded by the coding sequence ATGAGACCATCATCGATCCTAAATGGTGTGTATAACGGATATGGTGAATATTTCAGTGAAAAAAGGCATTTGCAAGGTGAGCAGGAAAATAGCTTGCGTAGCAACTTTCGTGAGCTAGGAGAGGAGTATCCCCCTGTATTTAAGGGCTGCAAGATATATATCAATGGCAGGACTGATCCCGATCGCGAAGTGTTGCGCCAGATTATAGTTTTACATGGAGGTCAATTCATTCACTATGTATCTCGCGGATCAGATGTGACCCATATTATTGCCACTACGTTAACTGCGAGGACGCGTATTGCATATAAGGGACGGCGAGTTGTCCGGCCGGAATGGGTAATGGCATGCGTGGAATCGAAACGGCTGGTTAATTGGCAAGATTATACAGTCTTGGGAATTGATGAGGATCAGCGTTCTCTTGCGCTTCCGAATCAGAACCGTCACTCTGAGATTCTTAGTTGCAAGGATCCAGGATTTATAGAGTCGTTTTTTGGTAACTCTCGGCTGCACCTGCTTTCCACTTGGAAAGCCAGGCTTCGAGAAGACTATGTTTTACGATATTTGCGTGACGGTAGTAGTAGTATTGGACCATTAGAACATCTGCGTGTATTTCACGTAGATTTCGATTGCTTCTTTGCAGCGGTATCAGCACAGAAGCACGGTTACGACCAGAGCATCCCAATTGCTGTTTCACACGGTACGAACAATTCAGATGTTTCTAGTTGTAATTATGTAGCGCGTAAATTCGGGGTCCGTAACGGAATGTGGGTGTCACACGCGAAAGAGCTATGCCCTAGTCTTGTTTGTCTGCCTTATGCATTCGACTTGTACGAAGCAAAATCCGCCCAGTTTTACGATGTCCTGCGTGACAACTATGCGTTTGACAGTGTATTGCCTGTATCTGTCGATGAGGCGATTTGCGTCCTGGGAGGTGAAGCTAGTGTTGAAGAATGTCGATTGATATGTTCGCGGTTACGGCGGAAGATCGAGGAAAAAACAGGTGTTACGGTGAGTTTTGGATGCGGTAGCTCAATGGTACTAGCACGGTTGGCTTTGAAAAAGGCAAAGCCAGATGGACAGGTTGTGTGTTGTGGGGATGATGAGCTTTTGAGCGATGGCCGCGAAGTAAGAAGTGCTAACAGTCTACTTAGTGATTGCAAGCTGCGCGACTTGCCTGGAATTGGCCCATCAATTGCAGAAAAGCTGGTTCCTAGCTCTGATGGTCATGAAACGTCGATTTCTGAAGTGCGGGATCGTTTCTCATTGGATGAGTTGGTACTGCGGTTGGGTCCTAGTACTGGTGCTAAGGTAGATAATCTTCTGCACGGTAAGGATGACTTAGAGTCATTGAAAATGCTAGAAAATCCAATGGAATACTTTGCAAGGCGCTCATTATCAGTTGAGATTAATTGGGGTATAAGGTTTGATACTATACATGAGATCGATCTTTTTATTGATCGGCTTGTACAGTATATTGTTAAGAAGCTAAATGACCTGGGAATGCTGGCTTCTCAAGTAGTACTTAAAATTATGCGAAGAAAGCCGCATGTCTCCCAGATCACGGAAAAGTATCTAGGGATGGGAGAATGTGATGCATATAGCCGCAGCAGCAGGTTAAGTGTCCCAACAGATCACGCTGGTATCATAGCTTCAGAAGCTAAAAGCAGCTACCGTATGATACACTGCCCACCAAAGGACCTCAGAGGCATTGCATTACAGTTAATGAAACTGCAGAAGCGCGAGGGCCTCTCAAGAAACCAAATGCAGCTACCATTTGCGTCTGGAAAGGAGCTTTATAATACTCCTAAGAACCGTTCTACAGAGCAGATCCTGGTGAAACCTGTAAAACTGGTTAGGAAAACTCCAGCTAAAGAATTTTTTGATAAATATAATAAGAATGGGGATACTAATGCCACGAAAATGCCTTCACCGCCTATTTACGAGCGGCTTCCTAGTACTCTTCGTGAGTCATTCCTGAATGCGCTACCTGAGGATTTAGCCGAAGAGGTTAAGCAAGACTATAATATAAGAAAGAAAGCTGAAAAATCATACCTGCTTGAAACTAGAAATGCGTCGAATGCAGAGCCGAGTAAGGAAGTTTCGAATGCTAAGTTTTCAATGTTGCCCCCTGTCTCTTTCCAAGGGCTAACCAGAACCAAGCAGATACGAAAACTTTTGATTCCTTGGATAACTCAGACAATTATAGGAAAAGGTCCTAACCATGATGATTTAAGATTATTTGAAGGCTACTTAGATAGGTTGTTGAAGGCGGGCCCTTCCAGACTACCGATCCTAGCGAATATCACTCAACTCATTATACAAGTGCTTGACTTGAACGAAAATTTGAATGGAAACCAAGGCTTCCAAGAATGGGAAGAGTTCTTACTTAAAGTTGTGACAGTTAAGTTAAACCAGTGCAAGCAGCAGGACCAGCGCAGGCTTAATCTTACATTTGCATTTAATTAA
- the TYE7 gene encoding Tye7p (Syntenic homolog of Ashbya gossypii ADR370W; Syntenic homolog of Saccharomyces cerevisiae YOR344C (TYE7)) gives MSLSMMNNTAANSFDEWLAHGKPGKEWNISETGLEDTSSAGSPTEAFNSLFDPSNVLGQQSDSDTLFTTSNDVSVMNSPTQVKHEDCEELKFNLGLLGSPLDFELLDSAVNAAAMRKDARAENDDGDDRTMHDKNNNNTNDDDTTTTNNNNNNNNNNSRNEKNEFYKPAQDYDDQTTYTNSIPDTRKRKRAPRKRLTPHQKEAHNKIEKRYRININTKIANLQQIIPWLASEKTAFEVGDALKSGGDDASAGTSKLNKSIILEKAVDYILYLQNNERLYQLEVQRLKSELATLKKGL, from the coding sequence ATGTCTTTGAGTATGATGAACAACACCGCAGCAAACAGTTTTGATGAGTGGCTTGCCCACGGGAAGCCAGGGAAGGAATGGAACATATCTGAGACGGGTTTGGAGGACACATCGTCTGCAGGATCGCCAACAGAAGCTTTCAACTCATTATTTGATCCAAGTAATGTTTTAGGACAGCAGTCAGATAGCGACACACTGTTTACGACATCGAACGATGTTTCGGTCATGAACTCGCCTACTCAGGTAAAGCATGAAGATTGTGAAGAGCTAAAGTTCAACTTGGGACTACTGGGGTCGCCTTTGGACTTTGAACTTTTAGACAGTGCTGTAAACGCTGCCGCGATGCGTAAGGATGCACGGGctgaaaatgatgatgGTGATGATAGAACGATGCAtgataaaaataataataatacaaatgatgatgatactactactactaataataataataataataataataataacagCCGTAATGAAAAAAATGAATTTTATAAACCAGCTCAAGATTATGATGACCAAACGACGTATACGAACAGCATTCCTGATACACGGAAGCGCAAGCGCGCTCCTCGCAAGCGTCTTACTCCTCACCAAAAGGAAGCACACAACAAGATAGAGAAACGTTATAGAATTAACATCAACACTAAAATAGCGAACCTGCAGCAAATTATTCCTTGGTTAGCATCGGAGAAAACAGCATTTGAAGTAGGAGATGCTCTAAAGTCTGGCGGAGATGACGCTAGTGCTGGCACCTCCAAGTTGAACAAAAGTATTATATTGGAAAAAGCTGTTGACTATATCCTCTATTTACAAAATAATGAGAGATTGTACCAATTGGAAGTACAAAGGCTAAAGAGCGAGCTAGCAACTCTAAAGAAAGGACTATAA